TGAGTAAACTTTAATAGACTTAAATTACAGGACTGTAAAGAACAGGATTTGTATTTCATCATATGGCTGTTATGTTTATTCCATAAATAAAAAAAAAATTCTTTGTAATATTTCAATATTTTTTGCATTTCCAAAATTTGGCAGATCTGCTGTAATGTCATGGGCCAATCATATTGGCACACAAAAAAAAATTTAATCGGTGTTATTGTCCTTTCTGGCCTAGCGCATCATGATACTCAGTTTATGTACACAAGATAGGTTGCTTGGTGTGCACACAAATTTCCATATACCTGCTTGACTAGCAAGGCCTTGAAAATGATGACACAAAAATGTTTTTTTTAAAAACAGACACAACAGATTTGTACTGCTAACAGTAATAGAGTGAATTAAAAAGAAATAATTAGTATTAAAAATGGTACGGAAAACTCATCATTAAATGTCTTAACCATAGTGGTATCCTCGTTTAAAAAAGTAGGCCAAGGAATATGTACATCCAATTTATGGTAGTAGTCAATGTTAATGTTATCGTACCTTTTCCATTTCTGCATCCCAAAAACTTTGATGTCATATTTATCCGACTTTTTAAACAACTCCGTCATAATGATCGTTACAAATGGCTGATCTTCTGAAGGAATAACAATAATATTCCGAACAGAATCTCTCAAGACACCACGTATTACTTTATTTTTATCATCCTCGTATACATCTACCGATATAACATGTACCGTATCTAATTCTGTCTTCTCCATCGGAATGCCTAAAGTATCGTTAAACGACTTTCTGAATTTTTTCAAATCTTTTGCGAACGTCCTGCTTCTTTCCACTTCTCTAATATGATCGTTATTAAATACTACAAGATTTGAAGCCCCATATTGTTGAGCAACGTACTGAGCAATTTTTTTAAGGTGTACAGTTGGTGACGAGATCACTTTACTCGTATTAGATTTCCCCAAAAGAACCTTGTTCTGTGAACTAATTGGAGACACTACATGGATATTATGCCTTTCCCCAAATTCAGTTATTTGCATCATATGCTTTTTATCAAAGCCAATTATTAGATGCATCAACTTCAATTCTGGCTCTTCTAAAATTTCACTCACATCCATAGCATCCGAATTTGTGTCGTAAACAAACAAACGCGCATTTAGCCCTAAAGAATTTAACGAGTCTGCTGCCAATAGAATTCCTTCATGAAAATCCAAAGCTCCTCTACTCCTATGAAAAATCATTTCTTTTCCTTGTACTCTTTCAAACCTTCGCATTGAATCATTATTGGCTAAGTAAAAAGGCAGGAGCAATGCAATGTTGTATATGGAATCTTTTCTAAGACTATCGTTAATCAACAGTTCATCGGTCATAAACTTAGGCCGAGTGTACTCGGGTAGATCTAAATATTTATTGTTTACAATAACAGAAATAGGGATATTGAGTTCCTGACCTATTTTGATTTTTTTATTGCTTTCCAGATTCGCTTTGTAAATTTTTTCAATATCTACATTGTAGTCTTTCGAAATTGAATACGCCGTTTGACCACGTTCAACCACATGAATTATCAATGTGTCTTTGTATTCTATATTTTGATTCCTACTGATTTTTTTCAGTGCCTTCTTGCTTGGTATTTTAATAGTGTCCTGAATACGTAAACCATCAATTAAAAAGGGATTAACTAATATTATCTCGTTTATTGAAGTCTCGTAAGCCTTGGAGATAGAATACAAAGTATGCCCAGTGAGTACTGGATGGATAATAAATGGCTTACCTCCAATAACCTCTGTTATCTTCGATTTTTTAACCCGTTTCTTTACAACCGGTTCATCTTGAGAAAAAGTATTTAATGCCAATACTAAGATTGCCATCAATACACATACTTTTTTAGAAATTCTAATCATTGCTTGAATTGGTCTAGATTCAATCTTGTAGCATAATAAGTGCCAAATTTAATAATATCACTCCCATTCTATAGTAGATGGTGGTTTAGATGATATATCATAAACTACTCTATTAACACCTTTAACCTTGTTAATGATATCGTTAGACACTTTAGCAAGAAATTCATATGGCAAATGACACCAATCGGAGGTCATGCCATCTGTAGATGTAACAGCACGAAGCGCAACTACTTGCTCATAGGTTCTTAAATCGCCCATAACCCCTACCGATTTAATTGGCAACAACACAGTACCAGCTTGCCAAACTTCATCATACAAACCATTATCCTTAAGGCCAGATATAAATATATGATCCACTTCTTGAAGAAGGCGTACCTTCTCTTTAGTGATATCTCCTAAGATACGAATAGCTAAACCTGGTCCGGGAAAAGGATGACGAGACAATATATTATTATCAATTTCCAATACCTTACCAACTCTTCTAACTTCATCTTTAAAAAGAGGCCGTAAAGGTTCTACCAATTTAAGATTCATTTTTTCTGGCAATCCGCCCACATTATGATGTGACTTAATGGTCGCTGAAGGCCCCTTTACTGAAACAGATTCTATAACATCCGGATAAATTGTTCCTTGACCAAGCCACTTAACATCTGGCAATGCTTTGGCTTCATCGGAGAATACATCAATAAAAACTTTACCGATTGC
The genomic region above belongs to Flavobacteriales bacterium and contains:
- a CDS encoding LysM peptidoglycan-binding domain-containing protein, with product MIRISKKVCVLMAILVLALNTFSQDEPVVKKRVKKSKITEVIGGKPFIIHPVLTGHTLYSISKAYETSINEIILVNPFLIDGLRIQDTIKIPSKKALKKISRNQNIEYKDTLIIHVVERGQTAYSISKDYNVDIEKIYKANLESNKKIKIGQELNIPISVIVNNKYLDLPEYTRPKFMTDELLINDSLRKDSIYNIALLLPFYLANNDSMRRFERVQGKEMIFHRSRGALDFHEGILLAADSLNSLGLNARLFVYDTNSDAMDVSEILEEPELKLMHLIIGFDKKHMMQITEFGERHNIHVVSPISSQNKVLLGKSNTSKVISSPTVHLKKIAQYVAQQYGASNLVVFNNDHIREVERSRTFAKDLKKFRKSFNDTLGIPMEKTELDTVHVISVDVYEDDKNKVIRGVLRDSVRNIIVIPSEDQPFVTIIMTELFKKSDKYDIKVFGMQKWKRYDNINIDYYHKLDVHIPWPTFLNEDTTMVKTFNDEFSVPFLILIISF